ggcgaccaatttttgaagcttttcaggtagaattcttgcccattcttgcttgatgtacagcttaagcagtctccgttgtcgtattttacgcttcataatgcgccacacattttcaatgggagacagatctggactacaggaaagccagtctagtacccacactcttttactatgaagccacgctgttgtaacacgtggcttggcattgtcttgttgaaataagcaggggcgtccatgataacgttgcttggatggcaacatatgttgctccaaaacctgtatgtacctttcagaattaatggtgccttcacagatgtgtaaggtacccatgccttgggcactaatacacccccataccatcacagcttTTGaagtttgcgcctataacaatccggatggttattttcctctttgttccggaggacacgacgtccacagtttccaaaaacaatttgaaatgtggactcgtcagcccacagaacacttttccactttgtatcagtccatcttagatgagctcaggcccagcgaagccggcagcgtttctgggtgttgttgatgaattgctttcgctttgtatagtagagttttaacttgcactaacatatgtagcgacaaactgtagttactgacagtggttttctgaagtgttccggagcccatgtggtgatatcctttacacactgttgtcgttttttgatgcagtaccgcctgagggatcgaaggtcacgggcatgctgcttacgtgcagtgatttctccagattctctgaaccttttgatgataatattacggaccatacatggtgaaatccctaaattccttgcaatagctcgttgacaaatgttgttcttaaactgttcgacaatcgaATCGTCACTGAAGGAATTCCATTcggatcgaatcgtgaggtgcctaaAGTTTTCCACCTATAATAGATATAAATAAGTTATCGTATCGGCTTGAGAAAAAATATTCTGCATCCCAAATCAGAACAAGGAAGCCACACCAACAGTggagacaaaaaaaacacattttaagcctTCACTGATGGATCCACTAACACAAAATTTAAAAATCAAATGCGAATGTATAGTTAGCATGTGCATACCTGCAGCAGTTGTGTGGCGGTGGCTCTGTTTTCTGGGTTCTTCACCAAACACTGGCTCACAAAGTCCTGGAATTGTGGCGACCACAGATCATGGTTTCGGAATGTCGGGGGAGGGTTGGTAGGGATCATGAAGATAGCCTGGTAGAAGATATTCCACACGTTCATCAACAAATCTAGGAGCGTGAATGCTGTGACTTCGTAATGTTTACATCAAAAAAGATCTTATGCTGGGAATTGCTAACACGAATACAACACAAATTAGCCGTCTTCACCCATTACATACTGTATGATACCCGTTTTCCCTTTAAAATTAAGAAACAatataaaaccattacaaattaaaatggaagacAATAAACATATTCAAACACTCAAATAATAATTACCGTTTATTGCTCCTGAAGAAGACAGAACAATACTTCATGTTTTTTCTGCCAGGAAAGTACAGTGTGTCTGTTTATTTActgatatttgtttttaaataaactcTGTTTAACAGACTTCAGTTTGTGTATAAGTaccttttgagcacattcaacaataccttgATATGAATTGTTCATATTGTTACCTTCCCAGCAGTGATGCATTAAGACATTTATTTAGGTTGTGTCTCAGTATTCACACAAAGGCAGAGGACATAGTTGGAGATTTAAAAAGAGCACATTGTACGCCACCTTACCCTCATGGGGTGGATGTCGGAGTAGGGCGGCTTCCCCTCAGCCATCTCGATGGCCGTTATTCCCATAGACCAGATATCCGCCACACAGTTGTAGCCAATCTCCTGGATAACCTCCGGAGCCATCCAGAAGGGCGTGCCGATCACAGTGTTTCTCTTGGCCATGGTGTCCTAGAGAGAGGCTAAAGCAAGTGAGGCTCGGACTGTCCGACATGCCGAGAAGTAGGGATGCACGATAATATCAGCGGCTGATAACTATCGACCGATAATGGCAATTATGACGTCACATCGATATGTCCAATTATTAAAATACAACCGATAAATTGAGCTAATAGTAATAAAGGCTTattatgtgtttgtcattgtactATCTGTAGTGGTTTGTCATGCTGCCTGGCTTCTTACCCCATTCCCCCCTACGATGTTGTCGCTTATTTGCAGGGTGTTCCCTTCAATTAATTGATCATGGTGAAACGCCACagcaaaataaaagttaaaaataaaaatatttttactagaaaacattttttatttaatgtattgtaaCCTTCAGAggaagtcacacaaagtctgacgcgcTTTTAACCTTTTATTGGCAATCTTATACTAACAACAAGCCCAATTCCAACACATATTCCCTCCCGTGCACGCATGTCCTTCTCTGTGCAGACACactacacttcctcattctctgccAATCCTGTTTCAGACACGGTGTGTTTACCATCATGGGAAAATTAATATCAATAACACACGAATATAAACATTTAACACtagcaggtcgttacagtatgaaccgATGTATATAgcttattatttgtgcactattgactaatGATGCACCAAAAATTCAGCCGCTCAAAAATTACTTTGTTCACTGAAACAGCAGTGCCGAAAAAGTTGACATTAAATttgtatatgttttgttttgtgtgtgtacatTTTAGGTAGAAGAAGGaactgttaaaggcctactgaaatgcgattttcttatttaaacggggatagcaggtccattctatgtgtcatacttgatcatttcgcgatattgccatatttttgctgaaaggatttagtagagaacatcgacgataaagttcgcaacttttggtcgctgataaaaaagccttgcctgtaccggaagtagcagacgatatgcgcgtgacgtcacaggttgtggagctcctcacatccgcacatagtttacaatcatggccaccagcaacgagagcgattcggaccgagaaagcgacgatttccccattaatttgagcgaggatgaaagatttgtggatgaggaaagtgagagtgaaggactagagggcagtgggagcgattcagatagggaagatgctgtgagaggcgggtgggacctgatattcagctgggaatgactgtttataacagtaaataaacacaagacatatatatactcattagccacaacacaaccaggcttatatttaatatgacacaaattaatcccgcataacaaacacctccccccttccgtccatataacccgccaatacaactcaaacatctgcacaacacactcaatcccacggcccaaagtaccgttcacctccccaaagttcatacagcacatatatttccccaaagtccccaaagttacgtacgtgacatgcacatagcggcacgcacataagggcaagcgatcaaatgtttggaagccgcagctgcatgcgtactcacggtaccgtgtctgcgtatccaactcaaagtcctcctggtaagagtctctgttgtcccagttctccacaggacaatggtaaagcttgactgtcatctttcgggaatgtaaacaatgaaacaccagctgtgtttgtgttgctgcagccgcccgcaatacaccgcttcccacctacagctttcttctttgctgtctccattgttcattgaacaaattgcaaaagattcaccaacacagatgtccagaatgctgtggaattttgcgatgaaaacagacgacttaatagctggccaccatgctgtcccaaaatgtcctctacaatccgtgacgtcacgcgaagacctcatcataccgagacgttttcagcaggatattccgcgcaaaatttaaaattgcactttagtaagctaacccggccgtattcgcatgtgttgcaatgttaagatttcatcattgatgtataaactatcagactgcgtggtcggtagtagtggatttcagtaggcctttaattaattTCTTCTCACAAaattgtgtgtaaatatatatacataaatattggtTTTAAAGGTCTGAAAAGTATTGGGATCGGTTTAAATGTTCTTTATCGTGCATCCCTACGGAGAAAGCGGATGCGGACTCACTGTCAGCTGACCGGCGACGCCAAAGTCCGCCAGCTTGGCTTGACCCTCAGTGTTGAGCAGGATGTTTCCCGCCTTTATGTCTCTATGGATTTTCCTCATGAAGTGAAGATATTCCAAACCCTTCAGAGTCGACTGCAAGATGCTGGCGATTTCCTCTTCCGTGAGCTGCACACGTGCAGAAAGATAAGAAACGAGAAAAACAATCATCGGATTATTCTATTCAGTCATATTTGAAGTTTTTTAAAGTGCTTCCTGTTAATTCAGGTAGCTATTGTACGAGGATTACCGTCTTGCTACGTATTCGGATGATATCGGACACAGATCCGGCCCCGCAGAATTCCATGACAATCCACAGGTCGCTGTTTTTGAAATAGCTGCCGTAGTAGCGCACCACATGTGGACTGGAAAAACAAAAGTGAACAACATCCTCCATTTTCAAGTTCTTTGTCTTATAGCACAAAGTAAACCATCAGCACCAAATAACGCAATCAGGTTTTACAACCTTGAAATGTGAGCATCTTTAAGAACCTACATCTAGTATAAATGCTAAGGACATACATCGCTTGCAAAGAAGGTTCTGCATGCGGTGTGATTAATGAAGGTGACTGTTTAACAAACAAATGCCAGCCACCTGTTGCACTGCTGCATGATGGAGATCTCTTTGATGATCTCCTGCAGGTCTGACTCCACCGGCACTTGTTTGATGGCCACAATCTCTCCAGTCTGTTTGTAATGGGCCTTGAACACGCAGCCGTACGACCTGCAGCGCAACGTCAACAGGAAGTTGAGAAATAGGAAGCGAAGAGGAGTGACAAGAGAGAAAGACGTGGGCGACTTACCCTTCACCCAACTTCTCCAGGATGTCAAACACTTCCTCTGGCTGCTTGgtgaggctgtcctcactcagcttCTTCAGCTgcctgtaacacacacacacacacacaaaaaaaatttagCAAAAACAAGGGGGTagagggggaactgcacttttatagAATTTTGcgtatcattcacaatctctatgtaagacaagaactcaTATGTTTatctttgttatgcattctaactcggaaAATACTActagtacaaggtggctaacaatgcagctaatgagagtaCACTGCTccacctataaagccctctaaaaaaacatccaaacactgccaacaatactccatttacatttgtgacctgaatattacgaagtattagtgatattgtattATAAGCAtttacgcagacaaactatttttagctgcGCTGTGATCACAGAGACCTAACTAGCTTATGACCCCTTTGAGAACGGGATGCTGCATCTCAAGGGGCTATCCCAAATAAATTGTATtgatatttattaaattaatgctgctgtattgacatttGTAGCCGGAGGGATGGTGTatcgcctctgagctggtgaaagttaattctacatTATAAATCACCTGTTTAGGAGAAGGGTGTGGccctaaaccgagaagttggtactGTATACTTTGGCATCCAACTTACACCTGGAGATGACGAGAAACATACGAAAATACGCTAGTTAACGGCACTTTTTTTACCCTTtgtaggattatgattaatttttcatctaaacgggaagatatgaacatcccatcagtcggcatcctagtgagAATAGACAGAGACGGGTGGGGCCATTAACCAAGAAGTTGGTATACTTTGACATCAAACTTACACCCGCAGAtgacgagaaagacacaaaaagacgcaagttagcggcactttttttttaaccctttgtgaggattatgattagtttttcatctaaacgggaagatatgaacatcccatcagtctgcatcCTAGTGAaagtagacattgtacagtaagtggttgtgTTATTACGTTCGAAGTGTGtatatcttgttcagcacttagcaatactgctgcatgatgcttaaTGTTGGTTGTTGAAGGGACTAGTGAACATTGTGATGcttctgtgaaattaatatgcctTTGTATgctaaaataagcaaaataagtaaatattacatgtgattatgaatgtgcctgttattacattacatacgtacatacactatattgccaaaattatttggccacctgccttgactcacatatgaacttgaagtgccatcccatccctaacccatagggttcaatgtgATGTCGCTCCACTTTTTGCAGcttttacagcttcaactcttctgggaaagcggtccacaaggttgcggggtgtgtttataggaattttccaccattcttccaaaagtgcattggtgagatcacacactgaagttggtcgagaaggcctggctctcagtctctgttctaattcatcttaaaggtgttctatcgggttcaggtcaggactctgcgcaggccagtcaagttcatccacaccagactgtcatctatgtctttatggaccttgttttgtgcactgtcatgttagaagaggaaggggtccgctccaaactgttcccacaaggttgggaacatggaattgtccaaaatgttttggtatcctggagcattcaaagttcctttcactggaactaaggggccaagcccaactcctgaaaaacaaccccacactataattcctcctccaccaaatttcgcactcggcacaatgcagtccgaaatgtaccgttctcctggcaacctccaaacccagagtcgtccatcagattgccagatggaaaagcgtgattcatcactccactgctctagagtccaatggcgacgtgctttacaccactgcatccgacgctttgaaTTGGACTTGGCTTAGAtgcagccatggaaacccattccatgaagctctctgcatactgtacgtgggctaattggaagctcAAATGTAGGTGACCTCTTTGCacaatgcgcttcagcatccgctgacccctctctgttagtttacgtggcctaccactttgtggctgagttgctgttgctcccaaactcttctattttcttataataaagccaacagttgactttggaatatttaggagcaaggaaatttcacgactggatttgttgcacaggttgcatcctatgacagttccacgctggaaatcactgagctcctgagagcggcccattctttcacaaatgtttgtagaaacagtctccatgcctaagtgcttgatttgatacacctgtggccgggccaagtgattaggacacctgattctcatcatttggataggtggccatatacttttggcaatatagtgtacttataAAATGATGATGGTggcttttggatgttttagaGCGCTTCATCGACTCCTTTTTAACTGACTTTTgtgagcgtttatttacgagtcagaatgttttttttttttaaacgtgtgcctttctcacataaggattgtgaatgacagagaaaattctaaaaaaaaagtacagtcccTCTTTCagagaaaaataatatttatgtggACACATTAATGTTTTTATACTATTAACTAAGGATGGGCAATATGGCTTAAAatctatatcacaatatatattgcagcctcctgcgataacgataTAAATATCGATATAATAtctggtatataaatgataatagaaccattttaaaacaggttactaaggctcctaatttatcttctgacatatgcagtaacatactcCGTCATTTCCAGTTGTAATATTTTCTCAACTATCATCAATGCACTTGCTctaatttattgttaatatctggctACTatatgttgtaacatggttctaggtACACGTCTGTTAAAACGTAatattcacttattcttctgtttggatactttacgttagttttgggcgatactacaaatgtgggtatcgaatcgatccaataccaagtagttacaggggcagtatcatAACAATGCTGATACTGAGACTTAAAATGtttaagacaaaaacaaaaacacaggatgtttTTGATGATAATCAATTGAATATTACAATTATATTCTACAATTGgttctgatttaaatcctttggtttttgctccTAAGGTCCTTCTGCGTCCAGTGACTTATTtgttgagtttgtaaacaataacaaaaacaacaaaaaaatgttgatattagaAAAATATCAATTTAACTACCATAGGATGGATCTAATAATGATATTATACTTATCGTTACGTTCGATATTTATGGTTAGCGGATAGTATATCCTCCAACggtgtgtaatgtagcatgtttagatattccacgtcctgcagggatgatatttgtaaaaaaaaaaaaaaaacagattattTGCCGCCTTGGAAGCTGACTTTGAACTGGCTTTGACATTAGCTATtatgcaaaaatgtttttgttcgcTTGTCGCTGTTAATTTTgcagacacagctagaatgtctaATCAATATGCATTATCACAATGCAATGACAGTATTAAAAACTCTACCGTCGGCCAAATGTAAATCATTTATATTGTCTGTATCTGCATTAGCAAGAATGCGCCTGTTCAACATGGGTTGAACTAATCTCAGTGAGGACTTTATTTCCATCTCAGACTGTCACGGCAAGCCAGAAGACAAAAATACACTTGACTCTTTATAGATAAGGAAACCTAAAAATATCCCTTATGAAGTTTGTAACATCAAACATCAGCAACGGCTCTTTACAATATGAACACAAATAGAACAGTAAAAATGTGCACACGTCTCTTAAAGTCAAATCTGCTTTCAAAATCCCTCTGATCATCCTCAATTCAAGTCCACGACTGGGTGCAAATATTAGAAACAGCTCTCAGTATGACAcagtaagaatgacaaacatatttgtgAATGGATATTTCTCTGGCAGTGTCAATCAAAAGTCAACACtattattgttgtaaaatgtttgtaCTGAGCTGATCTGATGGTGTTGCTAACAATCTGTCCTAATCTTGTCCTAATCTGTTCCAGTTATGATGAGAATGGCAGGACTTCAAGATGAGTACTATGAACATGATGATGAGTAGAACAGGAAAGTCTGAtaagacaaaacaatgttcaaacCCAGACAATATTTGTAAGCCAACCAGGAGTCAACAAAGGGAGTAGAGAAGTCTTTAAAATCAATTCAAGGATGACAACcacattagggctgaaacgacgcgtcgacgtagtcgacgtcatcggttacgtaaatacgtcgaggacgtttttgttcgtcgacgcgtcgcatatttacgtcacactaccgtcatggcggagcgcaaagcagacgatgcgagcggtgcgagcgaggggaaaaaagcacgccaaaagtcgtcaaaagtgtgggagtatttcaataaacggcctaagaagaaacgctacttttactccgctacttttatctacattcagctcgctactcgctactaatttttatcgatctgttaatgcacgctttgtttgttttggtctgtcagacagaccttcaaagtgcctgccttactggtgacgtttcacttcgttccaccaatcagatgcagtcactggtgacgttggaccaatcaaacagagccaggggtcacatgacctgactggctccgagctaacttcgggtgttaccatttagtggtcaattgtacggaatatgcactgtactgtgcaatctactaataaaagttccaatcaatcaatcaaaagtgtgaaggaaaaaagaccctttttttatttcaaccgtaaagactgactgcacagttcctgtcttcacaataaaagtcccgctccatcgcgcctgcgctttcaaaataagagtctccgaaagccagcgcaaacaagctagcaagctacggagtttgccgccaatgtatttcttgtaaagggtataaaaacgaatatggaaggtggacaaataagatgccaaataacaaccactttcatgtggtattagacagaaaggaggaactttttttctcctccatttgaaaacgtggacgttaccagcactgcttcctgattacaatcaatgcaagtcatcacaatcaggtaatacaccaacttatattcttgtcttcatgaaagaaaggaatctatatgttaaacatgcatgtataattattaaaacacctttaacatgtaaacaaaaacggcaaaataaataaatataaagtatatactgtatatatcaatgtatgtatgtatgtatatatatatatatatatatatatatatatatatatatatatatatatatatatatgtgtgtgtgtgtgtgtgtgtgtgtgtgtatatatatatacacatatatatatatatatatatatatatatatatatatatatatatgatatgtgtgtgtatgttactcagtacttgagtagttttttcacaacatactttttacttttactcaagtaaatatttgggtgactactccttacttttacttgagtaataaatctctaaagtaacagtactcttacttgagtacaatttctggctactctacccacctctgctaataatgttgttgtatgcacactgtgtcgagcggaaatggcctatcatagcagcacaacggtagcgttcttgccatcaccatcaactagtcaatcgtccgcgtgagtatacgttgtcatcattacacaaaaacatgaatgtgtcatttgtatctgcgttgtaaattcataaactaaagcaccgtttcgctctgagaggagcgtttggcgtgcctgttcagtgtttacaaagacgcgctcctctttaacgctaacgttaattagttgtgcaaataccttttacaacattaacaattacgtatactatgtacaaacgaacaattaactttcactttaatcatactatcattgttgtgttattaagcaaaataagcaaaagttttacttttgttgaaatgtttacactgttgttacagaatatttcgttttgcacttttttgtattggatgtttatctttatttttgcacattttagcaaataagcaatacttttacttttgttgaaatgtttacactgttgttacagaatatttccgttttgcacttttttgaattggatgtttatctttatttttgcacattttaaagcaaaataagcaatacttttacttttgaaatgcttatactattgcagaatattaagatttgcactggatgtttacttttatatttgcacattaaaagcaaataagctacttttaattttgttaaatgtttacattgttacagaatattttgtcatgttgttgtcaatgttgactgagtggccatacttttttttttgtaaataaaagccatgccttttgaaaaaactggcctacatttattttttcatcttcattttaaataaaaaaaataatcggtaaaaggaaaaataatctatagattaatcgaaaaaataatctatagattaaccgattaatcgaaaaaataatctatagattaatcgatagaaaaataatcgttagctgcagccttaaaccACATCATATTTGACTATGGATGTACTATTTACAGTCTTGGCGCGACCAATAACTTAAACCTGCTCGTAATA
The DNA window shown above is from Nerophis lumbriciformis linkage group LG38, RoL_Nlum_v2.1, whole genome shotgun sequence and carries:
- the LOC133578411 gene encoding serine/threonine-protein kinase 4-like, translated to MENKDKVQMRNHPRRQLKKLSEDSLTKQPEEVFDILEKLGEGSYGCVFKAHYKQTGEIVAIKQVPVESDLQEIIKEISIMQQCNSPHVVRYYGSYFKNSDLWIVMEFCGAGSVSDIIRIRSKTLTEEEIASILQSTLKGLEYLHFMRKIHRDIKAGNILLNTEGQAKLADFGVAGQLTDTMAKRNTVIGTPFWMAPEVIQEIGYNCVADIWSMGITAIEMAEGKPPYSDIHPMRAIFMIPTNPPPTFRNHDLWSPQFQDFVSQCLVKNPENRATATQLLQHRFIKSAKPSSILRPLITDAMEIKLKRQEEAEHREQDADDDDDNSEEDEVDQGTMVRAGPGEPGTIRATGWLTGSPSDRSGTMIEHDDTGTMQSQLGTMVINSDDEDDEEAGTMKRRDESTQPAKPSFLEYFEQKEKEANSQNGGRRGGDHPAECRKMAPEGDLEVVNSWSVEELRLRLASLDPQMEQEIEEIRQRYQSKRQPILDAIEAKKRRQQNF